One genomic region from Chelmon rostratus isolate fCheRos1 chromosome 11, fCheRos1.pri, whole genome shotgun sequence encodes:
- the LOC121613929 gene encoding amine sulfotransferase-like isoform X2: MNPDDFASMDSLDFVNPYLYRYKKRNFLVKDKMRPKDLDELQHFEIQPTDIFLVTYPKSGTQWMQQILVKIMDAADPDWVEDANNRVRIPWLEERAVDDPYRERPAPRIFGSHLPPDMLPHGVKDKQIKIVYVWRNPKDVLVSLYHFAHSWVLLEQPQSFDEFFQQFLDGDVYMGSWFDQVGEYCAVRDQLNIHFVQYESMLKDLRGEVVKLCAFLEKDLTDEAIDNVVKMSTFKNMKTDPKANYKDFSETNRYKKETMRKGMAGDWKNHFTVAQNERFDRVFKEKMSDFPLTCIWEVKQ; this comes from the exons atgaatcctgatgattttg cATCTATGGATTCTCTGGATTTTGTGAACCCTTACCTGTACAGATACAAGAAGAGGAACTTTCTGGTCAAGGACAAAATGCGACCTAAAGACCTTgatgagctgcagcattttgagaTCCAGCCTACTGATATCTTCCTCGTCACATACCCCAAGTCAG GCacacagtggatgcagcagATCCTGGTCAAGATCATGGATGCTGCAGACCCTGACTGGGTAGAAGATGCCAACAACAGGGTTCGAATTCCTtggctggaggagagagccgTGGACGACCCTTACCGAGAAAGGCCAGCTCCTCGGATTTTTGGCTCACATTTGCCCCCCGACATGCTGCCCCATGGAGTGAAAGATAAGCAAATTAAG attgtgtatgtgtggaggaACCCCAAAGACGTCCTGGTGTCCCTCTACCACTTTGCTCACAGTTGGGTCTTGCTGGAACAACCTCAGAGCTTTGACGAGTTCTTTCAGCAGTTCCTGGATGGTGATG TTTACATGGGATCGTGGTTTGATCAGGTGGGAGAATACTGCGCAGTACGAGACCAACTGAACATCCATTTTGTGCAGTATGAGAGCATGCTGAAG GACCTCAGAGGGGAAGTTGTGAAGCTTTGTGCTTTCCTGGAAAAAGACTTGACAGATGAAGCCATTGACAATGTTGTGAAAATGTCCACCTTCAAAAACATGAAGACCGACCCCAAAGCAAACTACAAGGACTTTTCAGAAACCAACCGCTATAAGAAGGAAACCATGCGCAAAG GTATGGCGGGTGACTGGAAGAACCACTTCACAGTGGCCCAGAACGAACGCTTTGACAGAGTGTTCAAGGAGAAGATGAGCGACTTTCCTCTGACCTGCATCTGGGAGGTCAAACAGTAG
- the LOC121613929 gene encoding amine sulfotransferase-like isoform X1: protein MYGIRPTENSQQQILSSRVHLRWRPSMDSLDFVNPYLYRYKKRNFLVKDKMRPKDLDELQHFEIQPTDIFLVTYPKSGTQWMQQILVKIMDAADPDWVEDANNRVRIPWLEERAVDDPYRERPAPRIFGSHLPPDMLPHGVKDKQIKIVYVWRNPKDVLVSLYHFAHSWVLLEQPQSFDEFFQQFLDGDVYMGSWFDQVGEYCAVRDQLNIHFVQYESMLKDLRGEVVKLCAFLEKDLTDEAIDNVVKMSTFKNMKTDPKANYKDFSETNRYKKETMRKGMAGDWKNHFTVAQNERFDRVFKEKMSDFPLTCIWEVKQ from the exons ATGTACGGCATTAGACCAACTGAgaacagccagcagcagattCTTTCGAGCCGTGTTCACCTGAGGTGGAGGC cATCTATGGATTCTCTGGATTTTGTGAACCCTTACCTGTACAGATACAAGAAGAGGAACTTTCTGGTCAAGGACAAAATGCGACCTAAAGACCTTgatgagctgcagcattttgagaTCCAGCCTACTGATATCTTCCTCGTCACATACCCCAAGTCAG GCacacagtggatgcagcagATCCTGGTCAAGATCATGGATGCTGCAGACCCTGACTGGGTAGAAGATGCCAACAACAGGGTTCGAATTCCTtggctggaggagagagccgTGGACGACCCTTACCGAGAAAGGCCAGCTCCTCGGATTTTTGGCTCACATTTGCCCCCCGACATGCTGCCCCATGGAGTGAAAGATAAGCAAATTAAG attgtgtatgtgtggaggaACCCCAAAGACGTCCTGGTGTCCCTCTACCACTTTGCTCACAGTTGGGTCTTGCTGGAACAACCTCAGAGCTTTGACGAGTTCTTTCAGCAGTTCCTGGATGGTGATG TTTACATGGGATCGTGGTTTGATCAGGTGGGAGAATACTGCGCAGTACGAGACCAACTGAACATCCATTTTGTGCAGTATGAGAGCATGCTGAAG GACCTCAGAGGGGAAGTTGTGAAGCTTTGTGCTTTCCTGGAAAAAGACTTGACAGATGAAGCCATTGACAATGTTGTGAAAATGTCCACCTTCAAAAACATGAAGACCGACCCCAAAGCAAACTACAAGGACTTTTCAGAAACCAACCGCTATAAGAAGGAAACCATGCGCAAAG GTATGGCGGGTGACTGGAAGAACCACTTCACAGTGGCCCAGAACGAACGCTTTGACAGAGTGTTCAAGGAGAAGATGAGCGACTTTCCTCTGACCTGCATCTGGGAGGTCAAACAGTAG